In Hahella sp. KA22, one genomic interval encodes:
- a CDS encoding aldo/keto reductase, which yields MNDSSRLGKVQLGSSNLFVSRLGLGCMGLNAFYRPFDGAGAHDEKESERFLRQALEMGMNFFDTSDFYAAGRNESLVGRALKPVREQAIIATKFGITWDEATQTRGISGRPEYVRQCCEDSLRRLGVDVIDLYYYHRIDPETPLEDTLGAMAELVKEGKVRQLGISEATGEQIRRAHAVHSIAAVQNEYSLWSREPEADALPACRELGVALVPYSPLGRGFLTGKIATGNALSEEDWRRNNPRFSDEAIEANKKFVDVLAAIAQRHNATAAQIALAWLLRQGEDIIPIPGSSRLSRLQENLAAATLQLDAEDVDLINAKLPMGSTAGSRY from the coding sequence ATGAACGATTCATCACGATTAGGCAAGGTCCAGTTAGGCTCCAGCAACCTGTTTGTTTCCCGCCTGGGATTGGGATGTATGGGACTGAACGCCTTCTACCGGCCGTTTGACGGCGCTGGCGCGCACGACGAAAAGGAATCCGAACGCTTTCTACGCCAGGCGCTGGAAATGGGCATGAACTTCTTCGACACCTCAGACTTCTACGCTGCGGGCCGCAACGAATCGCTGGTGGGCCGCGCGTTGAAGCCGGTGCGTGAACAGGCCATCATCGCCACCAAGTTCGGCATCACCTGGGATGAAGCCACTCAGACTCGCGGGATTAGCGGGCGTCCGGAATATGTACGCCAATGCTGTGAAGACAGCCTGCGCAGATTGGGAGTAGATGTCATCGACCTTTACTACTATCACCGCATCGACCCGGAAACGCCCCTGGAGGACACTCTTGGCGCCATGGCGGAACTCGTCAAAGAAGGCAAAGTGCGACAACTGGGCATCAGTGAGGCGACCGGGGAGCAAATCCGTCGCGCTCACGCCGTACACTCCATCGCCGCCGTACAAAACGAGTATTCATTGTGGAGCCGCGAACCGGAAGCGGACGCTCTGCCCGCCTGCCGGGAATTAGGCGTGGCGCTCGTGCCCTACAGCCCTCTCGGGCGGGGTTTCCTCACCGGAAAAATCGCGACAGGCAACGCACTGAGCGAAGAAGACTGGCGCCGCAACAATCCCCGTTTCAGCGACGAAGCCATTGAGGCCAACAAGAAGTTTGTGGATGTATTGGCCGCCATCGCCCAGCGCCATAACGCCACCGCCGCGCAAATCGCACTGGCCTGGCTGCTGCGCCAGGGCGAAGACATCATCCCCATTCCCGGCAGCAGCCGCCTGAGCCGCTTACAGGAAAACCTCGCCGCCGCAACTCTGCAACTGGATGCGGAAGACGTGGACCTGATTAACGCCAAACTGCCAATGGGCTCTACGGCGGGTTCCAGGTACTAA
- a CDS encoding NAD(P)/FAD-dependent oxidoreductase: MVEKVDVVIIGAGAAGLMCAITAGYRGRKVLVLDHANKAGKKILMSGGGRCNFTHLNSTPANYLSNNPHYCISALRRYTPQHFVEWVERHGIEYHEKTPGQLFCNESSKDILNMLLTECDWAGAEIRLQCSIDAVEQDGEGFRLQTSSGVIQCESLVIASGGLSIPTLGASPFGYKIAEQFGLRVLPTRAGLAPFTLQPEDLQRFAPLSGVSCPVSVSVNDVTFKEPMLFTHRGLSGPSMLQISSFWKPGQDITIDLLPDDDVLAELKAWRQESPNKRLETYLNAKLPKRLAQIFTEWKNWSETFQQCSNQRLQEVADALKSWKIKPNGTEGYRTAEVTLGGVDTDCLSSKTMAAKDIPNLYFIGEVVDVTGHLGGHNFQWAWASGFAAGGEV, translated from the coding sequence GTGGTTGAAAAAGTAGATGTGGTCATAATTGGCGCCGGCGCCGCCGGTTTGATGTGCGCGATTACCGCAGGATATCGCGGCAGGAAGGTCCTGGTGCTGGATCACGCCAATAAAGCGGGCAAGAAAATTCTTATGTCCGGGGGAGGGCGCTGCAACTTCACCCACCTGAATTCCACGCCGGCCAACTATTTATCCAATAATCCCCACTACTGCATCTCTGCGCTAAGACGCTATACCCCTCAGCATTTTGTGGAATGGGTGGAGCGCCATGGCATTGAATATCATGAAAAAACGCCTGGGCAGTTGTTTTGCAACGAGAGCAGTAAAGATATTCTCAATATGCTGCTGACCGAATGCGACTGGGCCGGCGCGGAAATTCGTCTGCAGTGCAGCATTGATGCAGTGGAGCAGGACGGCGAAGGCTTCCGTCTGCAAACCTCAAGCGGCGTTATTCAATGCGAGTCGTTGGTAATCGCCAGCGGCGGGCTGTCGATTCCCACGCTGGGCGCATCGCCCTTCGGTTATAAAATCGCGGAACAGTTTGGCCTTAGGGTATTGCCGACGCGGGCGGGACTGGCGCCGTTCACGTTGCAGCCGGAAGATTTGCAGCGCTTCGCGCCTTTGTCCGGCGTCAGTTGTCCGGTCTCCGTCAGCGTTAATGACGTGACCTTCAAAGAACCGATGCTGTTCACTCATCGTGGTCTCAGCGGCCCAAGCATGCTGCAAATCTCCAGTTTCTGGAAACCCGGTCAGGATATCACAATCGATTTACTGCCGGACGACGATGTGCTGGCGGAGCTGAAAGCCTGGCGGCAGGAATCGCCCAACAAACGCCTGGAAACCTACCTCAACGCCAAGCTTCCCAAACGACTGGCGCAGATTTTCACCGAATGGAAAAACTGGAGCGAAACCTTCCAGCAATGCTCCAACCAACGACTACAGGAAGTCGCCGACGCCCTGAAAAGCTGGAAGATCAAACCCAACGGCACCGAAGGCTACCGCACCGCTGAAGTCACATTGGGCGGCGTCGACACCGACTGCCTCTCCTCCAAAACCATGGCCGCCAAAGACATCCCCAACCTCTACTTCATCGGCGAAGTCGTCGACGTCACCGGCCACCTGGGCGGCCACAACTTCCAGTGGGCCTGGGCGTCCGGGTTTGCGGCGGGTGGGGAGGTGTGA
- a CDS encoding response regulator transcription factor encodes MSGHLRVLLVEDDIDLATTVLDYLALENMSCDHAANGVAGFNLARANAYDVMLLDINMPRMNGLAMCRKLREEGVDTPVLMLTARDTLDDKVEGFRAGADDYLVKPFAFAELIVRLQALSRRRSGQARLLTVGPLQMDLDQRQVRREGKALTLTPTGWQLLEKLMRHSPGVVSKSDLEQLLWPDSPPDSNAFKVHLYKLRMAVDKPFASALIHTVPGQGVRCGEAERDGEAAL; translated from the coding sequence ATGAGCGGCCATTTGCGAGTGCTGCTGGTGGAGGACGATATCGATCTGGCCACCACCGTGCTGGATTATCTGGCGCTGGAGAACATGAGTTGCGATCACGCCGCCAATGGCGTGGCGGGCTTTAATCTTGCGCGGGCCAACGCTTACGATGTGATGCTGCTGGATATCAATATGCCGCGCATGAACGGGTTGGCCATGTGTCGCAAACTGAGAGAAGAGGGCGTGGATACCCCGGTGCTGATGCTCACCGCGCGGGACACCCTGGATGACAAGGTGGAAGGCTTTCGCGCCGGCGCCGATGATTATCTGGTGAAGCCGTTCGCCTTTGCGGAGTTGATTGTGCGTTTGCAGGCGTTGTCCCGCCGCCGCAGCGGCCAGGCGCGTTTGTTGACGGTGGGGCCGTTGCAGATGGATCTGGATCAGCGGCAGGTGCGGCGCGAGGGTAAAGCGTTGACGCTGACGCCGACAGGCTGGCAGTTGCTGGAAAAGCTGATGCGACACAGCCCGGGCGTGGTGAGCAAGAGCGATCTGGAACAGTTGTTATGGCCGGATTCGCCGCCGGACAGCAATGCATTCAAAGTGCATTTGTATAAATTACGCATGGCGGTGGACAAACCCTTCGCCAGCGCGCTGATTCATACCGTGCCGGGGCAGGGCGTCCGTTGCGGTGAGGCGGAGCGCGACGGAGAGGCAGCGCTTTGA
- a CDS encoding L,D-transpeptidase family protein encodes MEVHFYPGQHLLVVLNGARVIAKFEAMGGPASIGSDPRMPEEPTWAGEYVIDKAHPYHTPSWLLSRLKWGTPLKDMPGKNDVWYQMSNGMWASVKNDLGLSRNEIIKQYFDLYSVNKVPDKWVFNDFGPVAIRWYKDTNKNNKLDGKEVLSGQMFHTTPIDEARTARGLSVNLVPSHGCIHLKPGDRDKLMSLSAFKQGTRFIVHEYHEKF; translated from the coding sequence ATGGAAGTTCATTTCTATCCGGGACAACACCTCCTCGTGGTACTAAACGGAGCCAGGGTTATTGCAAAATTCGAGGCAATGGGAGGGCCTGCGTCTATTGGGAGCGATCCTCGTATGCCTGAAGAGCCGACTTGGGCTGGCGAATATGTAATAGATAAAGCCCATCCTTATCATACTCCTTCTTGGTTATTATCTCGGCTAAAATGGGGAACTCCTCTGAAAGACATGCCGGGAAAAAACGATGTTTGGTACCAAATGTCCAATGGAATGTGGGCATCTGTTAAGAATGATCTTGGCCTGTCAAGAAACGAAATCATTAAGCAGTATTTTGATCTTTATAGTGTAAACAAGGTTCCTGATAAGTGGGTCTTCAACGATTTTGGACCAGTGGCGATTCGTTGGTACAAAGATACGAACAAGAACAACAAGCTGGATGGGAAAGAAGTTCTATCAGGCCAGATGTTTCACACCACTCCTATTGATGAAGCAAGGACCGCACGTGGATTATCTGTTAACTTGGTTCCTTCACACGGCTGTATTCATCTCAAACCTGGAGATAGAGATAAACTAATGAGTTTGAGTGCATTTAAACAAGGAACACGTTTTATAGTCCATGAATACCATGAAAAATTTTAG
- a CDS encoding efflux RND transporter permease subunit → MSSKQFNAGGGWVAWFVSNPVAANLLMAVILLAGAVTAFELRKEGFPSLPPDEVTVSVSYSSGSAKAAEEGVAIKIEEALQSVQGIKQITSQSSTSSVTVTIEKESDYDLDKLNQDVKIRVDAIKNLPEAAEKPVISQAEHVDHAIWAQIYGDADQDVLQDLADQLRDELLADSEIKRVTTYGDRTPEITVEISESRLQSYGLTLAEVSNAINGSSLIRSGGELRSADGYLVIKADDQKYRRRDFESIVVKEQTNGARITLGDIAEVNDAYDDTPVLSRFNGEPSIALKVEMVGDSDIMKVSERAAQITEAFRENLPQGVSSATWYDKSSAIVDRLNLMYKNSFQGILLVLVLLALFLNFRVALWVAAGIPISIAGAVFLMGDGLSAMTINSLTTFGFIMALGIVVDDAVVIGESIHTEQSQRGANVASTIRGVQRVLVPATFGVLTTIVAFAGLQLVEGKMGQLFAQFGIVVIFCLVFSLIESKLILPAHLAHVREKKQQGRKHFAARWLEAVQEKVRLGLEHFTHRYYRRALHVLLEYRYATLAAMLALFIVVAGLIPSGAVRFVFFPNVPGDVINVQLTMQDDVGYGLTQREALRIEQAAQDLNAELIESKQMATPIIANLQVRVASETDVSITAELAEQSQRALTIDEVAALWQKKVGAVEGARAVKFITAFDGPEDLRVELASNDNETLTLANDRLIAALQEYAGVENMESTLKVGQPQITLSLTDSGRALGLTTAQLSAQVQQNFQGYEAQSFQRGKDEVKVKIRYPSSDRSHVDDLVNARVRTDDGRVLPLLSVAKLESSYVANEITRVDRKQVAVVTADVDKNITSPQEILTVLQNGELHKLQLDYPGLTVNFGGEATEQAETSASFIKAFALALFGIYALLAIPLRSYGQPLIIMTAIPFGVVGAILGHWMVGISMSLLSLFGVLALSGVVVNDSLLIVAEFNEARQSGMAVKEAVKHACASRLRAILLTSSTTFVGLAPLIYETSVQAQFLIPAAVALGYGILFATVITLVLIPVLLAISEDMRSLIGGRRHQADDNSLASAVLGAPDEAV, encoded by the coding sequence GAGCTCCAAACAGTTCAACGCCGGCGGCGGCTGGGTCGCCTGGTTTGTGAGTAATCCCGTCGCCGCCAACTTATTGATGGCGGTGATTCTGCTGGCTGGCGCAGTGACCGCATTTGAACTGCGCAAGGAAGGCTTTCCCTCCTTGCCGCCGGATGAAGTCACCGTCAGCGTCAGCTACTCCAGCGGCTCCGCCAAAGCGGCGGAAGAGGGCGTCGCCATCAAGATCGAAGAAGCCCTGCAAAGCGTGCAGGGCATCAAGCAGATTACCAGTCAGTCCTCCACCTCGTCGGTGACAGTGACCATTGAGAAAGAGAGCGATTACGATCTTGATAAGCTTAATCAGGACGTCAAGATCCGCGTGGACGCCATCAAGAACCTGCCGGAAGCGGCGGAAAAGCCCGTCATCAGTCAGGCTGAGCATGTGGATCACGCCATCTGGGCGCAGATCTATGGCGACGCTGACCAGGATGTGCTGCAGGATCTGGCGGACCAGTTAAGGGACGAACTGCTCGCGGATTCTGAAATCAAACGGGTGACCACCTATGGCGACCGCACGCCGGAAATTACGGTGGAGATCAGTGAAAGCCGTCTGCAATCATACGGTTTGACGTTGGCGGAGGTTTCCAATGCGATCAACGGCTCATCGCTGATTCGCAGCGGCGGCGAACTGCGCAGTGCGGATGGTTATCTTGTCATCAAGGCGGACGATCAGAAATACCGTCGTCGCGACTTCGAAAGCATCGTGGTGAAAGAACAGACCAACGGCGCGCGTATTACTTTGGGAGACATCGCCGAGGTCAATGACGCCTATGACGACACGCCAGTGCTGTCTCGCTTCAACGGAGAACCTTCTATCGCGCTGAAAGTGGAGATGGTCGGCGACTCCGATATCATGAAGGTCTCGGAACGAGCTGCGCAGATTACTGAAGCGTTTCGTGAAAACCTGCCGCAGGGCGTTTCCAGCGCGACCTGGTATGACAAAAGCAGCGCCATCGTGGATCGCTTGAATCTGATGTACAAAAACAGCTTCCAGGGAATTCTGCTGGTGCTGGTTCTACTGGCGTTGTTTTTGAACTTCCGTGTGGCCCTGTGGGTCGCCGCTGGCATTCCGATCTCAATTGCCGGCGCCGTATTTTTGATGGGGGATGGTTTGTCCGCCATGACTATCAATTCGCTCACGACCTTTGGTTTCATTATGGCGCTGGGTATCGTGGTGGATGATGCGGTGGTGATCGGTGAAAGCATTCATACCGAGCAAAGCCAGCGCGGCGCTAATGTGGCCAGCACCATCCGTGGCGTACAGCGCGTGTTGGTTCCCGCCACCTTTGGCGTGTTGACTACGATCGTGGCGTTCGCCGGCCTGCAATTGGTGGAAGGCAAGATGGGACAGTTATTCGCCCAGTTCGGCATCGTGGTGATTTTCTGTCTTGTGTTTTCCCTGATCGAGTCCAAGCTGATTTTGCCGGCTCACTTGGCCCATGTGCGGGAAAAGAAACAGCAGGGACGCAAGCACTTCGCCGCGCGCTGGCTGGAAGCGGTGCAGGAGAAAGTGCGTCTGGGGTTGGAGCATTTCACCCATCGCTACTATCGCCGCGCTTTGCATGTGCTTTTGGAATACCGTTACGCCACGCTGGCGGCGATGCTGGCGTTGTTCATCGTCGTCGCGGGGCTGATACCCTCGGGCGCGGTGCGCTTTGTGTTCTTCCCTAATGTGCCGGGGGATGTCATCAACGTGCAACTGACCATGCAGGACGATGTCGGATATGGCCTGACCCAGCGCGAGGCGCTGCGTATTGAGCAGGCGGCGCAGGATCTGAACGCTGAGTTGATCGAGTCAAAGCAAATGGCGACGCCGATCATCGCCAACCTGCAGGTGAGGGTGGCGTCGGAGACCGACGTGTCTATCACCGCCGAATTGGCGGAGCAGAGCCAGCGCGCTCTGACTATCGACGAAGTGGCCGCCCTGTGGCAGAAAAAAGTCGGCGCAGTGGAAGGCGCGCGGGCAGTGAAGTTCATCACTGCGTTTGATGGACCGGAAGACCTGCGTGTTGAGCTGGCCTCCAACGATAACGAAACTCTGACGCTGGCCAATGACAGACTGATCGCTGCGCTGCAAGAGTACGCCGGGGTGGAGAATATGGAGAGCACCCTCAAAGTCGGGCAGCCGCAGATTACGCTGTCACTGACTGATTCCGGGCGCGCGTTGGGATTGACTACGGCGCAGTTGTCCGCCCAAGTGCAGCAGAACTTCCAGGGATATGAAGCGCAGAGCTTTCAGCGTGGTAAAGACGAAGTGAAAGTGAAGATTCGTTATCCCTCCAGTGATCGCAGTCATGTGGACGATCTGGTCAACGCCCGCGTGCGCACTGATGACGGACGCGTGCTGCCGCTGCTGAGCGTGGCGAAACTGGAGTCGTCCTATGTCGCCAACGAGATTACCCGGGTGGATCGTAAACAGGTGGCGGTGGTGACGGCGGACGTAGACAAAAACATCACGTCGCCTCAAGAGATTCTCACTGTGCTGCAGAACGGCGAGTTGCACAAACTGCAACTGGATTACCCGGGACTGACTGTCAATTTCGGCGGCGAAGCCACGGAGCAGGCGGAAACCAGCGCCTCTTTCATCAAGGCGTTCGCCCTGGCGTTGTTCGGCATATATGCGCTGCTGGCGATTCCCCTGCGCTCTTATGGCCAGCCCTTGATTATCATGACCGCCATTCCGTTTGGCGTGGTGGGGGCGATTCTGGGTCACTGGATGGTGGGTATCTCCATGAGTCTGCTATCTCTGTTTGGCGTGTTGGCGTTATCCGGCGTGGTGGTGAACGACAGTTTGCTGATCGTGGCGGAATTCAATGAAGCGCGTCAGAGCGGCATGGCGGTCAAAGAGGCGGTGAAGCACGCCTGCGCCAGCCGTTTGCGCGCGATCTTGCTGACTTCCAGCACCACTTTCGTGGGACTGGCCCCATTGATATATGAAACGTCCGTGCAGGCGCAATTCCTCATCCCGGCGGCGGTGGCGCTGGGATACGGTATACTTTTCGCAACGGTCATCACTTTGGTGTTGATTCCGGTATTGCTGGCTATCAGTGAGGATATGCGCAGCCTGATTGGCGGACGACGCCATCAGGCGGACGACAACAGCCTGGCCAGTGCGGTGTTGGGCGCGCCTGATGAAGCGGTTTGA
- a CDS encoding GNAT family N-acetyltransferase has protein sequence MQGYRISTNLDEMDLDVIHSFISTSYWASGIPKELLGKAIANSLCFGVFDPDNKQVGFARLITDKATFAYLADVFILDAHRGKGLSKLLMTQVMDHPDLQGLRRMMLATRDAHGLYSQFGFTQVPNPDILMQVWKPEIYEGL, from the coding sequence ATGCAGGGCTACAGAATCAGTACGAATTTGGATGAGATGGATTTGGACGTCATCCACAGCTTTATCTCCACCAGTTATTGGGCCAGCGGCATTCCCAAAGAGCTATTGGGCAAAGCCATCGCCAATTCTCTCTGCTTTGGCGTTTTTGATCCGGATAACAAACAGGTTGGCTTCGCCCGTCTGATCACCGACAAAGCCACTTTTGCTTATCTGGCGGACGTTTTCATACTCGACGCCCACCGCGGCAAAGGCTTGAGCAAACTCCTGATGACCCAGGTCATGGACCACCCCGATCTGCAGGGATTAAGGCGTATGATGCTGGCCACGCGAGACGCCCACGGCCTCTATTCCCAGTTTGGTTTCACCCAAGTGCCGAATCCAGACATCCTGATGCAGGTTTGGAAGCCTGAAATATATGAAGGACTGTAA
- a CDS encoding HAMP domain-containing sensor histidine kinase, whose product MKFAKEFGVRRVFRYYLLGIATLIVIIYTLLLKEYFGRGLEQAMTVEMYFLAQDYDQRLANNPEAELPSGLYVQSYRDWSEVPEPYQSRLDQSELVSANLEVLFRNETSEPKAPRDIYFLFPFHLSNDEWLYITRHPTPGALQHDVRHQIWRIRVSQVILALAVILSVIILTHLFLLYVGRRVDRLAHWAHNLNLDTLTEKPPQMGFAEFSDIAEKLHSAFARLRTALQREKDFLRHASHELRTPIAVVRNNVELLQRRNPPEELTPSLARIERAAYGMQSMTETLLWLGREQREGAPRRDEDLAAAIREQIDFHRYLLHSKQVSVTLEVPQTCVTPIAITPWTIISANLVRNAFQHTAAGSVTVTLNENSLVVLNVDEEVDGHSDATEREESNRIGLKLCQEIAEAMAWSLQIERRPDGMRVELRFEGVRIK is encoded by the coding sequence TTGAAATTCGCTAAAGAGTTTGGCGTCAGACGGGTTTTTCGTTATTACCTGTTGGGAATCGCAACGCTGATTGTGATCATCTACACCCTGTTGCTGAAAGAATACTTTGGACGTGGCCTGGAGCAGGCGATGACGGTGGAGATGTACTTTCTGGCGCAGGATTACGATCAGCGTCTCGCCAATAATCCTGAGGCGGAACTGCCGTCAGGTCTGTATGTGCAGTCTTATCGGGACTGGTCCGAGGTGCCTGAGCCCTATCAATCGCGGCTAGATCAGTCCGAATTGGTTTCCGCCAATCTGGAGGTCCTGTTTCGCAATGAAACCTCAGAGCCGAAAGCTCCGCGGGATATCTACTTCCTGTTTCCTTTTCATCTGTCGAACGACGAATGGCTCTACATCACCCGGCATCCTACGCCGGGCGCGTTGCAGCATGACGTGCGCCATCAGATCTGGCGCATTCGCGTGAGTCAGGTCATTCTGGCGCTTGCGGTGATCCTGAGCGTTATCATCCTCACACATCTGTTTTTGCTGTATGTGGGGCGACGTGTGGACCGGTTGGCGCATTGGGCGCATAACCTGAATCTGGATACCCTGACGGAAAAGCCGCCGCAGATGGGTTTCGCGGAATTTTCGGATATCGCTGAGAAATTGCACAGCGCTTTCGCCCGGCTACGCACCGCTCTGCAGCGGGAAAAGGACTTTTTACGGCACGCCAGCCATGAGCTACGCACGCCTATTGCGGTGGTGCGCAACAACGTCGAGCTGCTGCAACGCCGCAATCCGCCGGAAGAACTGACCCCGTCGCTGGCGCGTATCGAGCGCGCCGCCTATGGCATGCAAAGCATGACAGAAACGCTTCTGTGGCTGGGACGGGAGCAACGGGAAGGCGCGCCTCGCCGCGATGAGGATCTGGCGGCGGCGATTCGGGAGCAGATTGATTTTCATCGCTATCTGCTGCACAGCAAACAGGTGTCTGTCACTCTGGAAGTTCCGCAAACATGTGTGACGCCGATAGCTATTACGCCCTGGACCATCATCTCCGCCAATCTGGTTCGCAATGCGTTTCAGCACACCGCAGCAGGTTCCGTCACTGTGACGCTGAATGAGAACAGCCTGGTTGTTCTCAACGTTGACGAAGAGGTGGATGGGCACTCTGACGCAACAGAGCGGGAGGAAAGTAATCGCATTGGCCTCAAGCTTTGTCAGGAAATTGCGGAAGCCATGGCCTGGTCGCTGCAAATCGAGCGCCGACCGGATGGGATGCGAGTGGAACTCAGGTTTGAAGGGGTGCGGATTAAATAG
- a CDS encoding EAL domain-containing protein — protein MDSVAKRISSLRTDPDGVPNEPCDGVQPERNQYLPFFQPIVDINRGMVAGYEALARIRRDDGTVTSAGPLFSDPGVDRRRLLNIDRMVRKQALETAQTLPPDCFLTLNISPEWMRKNCDEEQVPTIRMIHEAGIDPQRVVVEFTENGGDEAALVEQVAEYRRAGMRIAIDDFGAGYSQLNRIISLEPDLIKLDMRLFKRAARGGISGEVVQSVGYLAERAGSQIICEGVETEDEFRFAMECGARYIQGYIFNPALERFLAPDAPQSKVGMLLESFIHRKVEEERRHIYYIHQMEKCVLDIKDCVLRHENFVGALPHPPEGFLRFYICDHTGVQITPNFDWDSDGAHWLQHMGNQGVNWAARPYFYQMLAIERLLQRRVINSRPYRDTNTGFLCQTISTVLDSERTLLADIRYLCQ, from the coding sequence ATGGATTCGGTTGCGAAGCGCATATCGAGTTTGCGGACAGATCCCGATGGAGTCCCAAACGAGCCCTGTGACGGGGTCCAACCTGAACGTAATCAGTACCTCCCTTTTTTTCAGCCTATCGTCGATATTAACCGGGGAATGGTGGCGGGTTATGAAGCTTTGGCGCGCATTCGACGCGATGACGGTACGGTGACGTCCGCCGGGCCCTTATTCTCCGATCCCGGCGTTGACCGACGGCGGCTTTTGAATATTGACCGCATGGTGCGCAAGCAGGCGCTAGAAACCGCTCAAACCCTCCCTCCCGATTGTTTCCTCACTCTCAACATTTCCCCCGAATGGATGCGCAAAAATTGCGACGAAGAGCAGGTTCCCACGATCCGCATGATTCATGAAGCTGGCATTGATCCGCAGCGTGTGGTGGTGGAATTTACCGAGAACGGCGGCGACGAGGCCGCGCTGGTGGAGCAGGTGGCTGAATACCGGCGCGCGGGCATGCGAATCGCCATTGATGATTTCGGCGCCGGCTATTCGCAATTGAACCGCATCATTTCTCTGGAGCCGGATCTTATTAAGCTGGATATGCGTCTGTTCAAGCGCGCGGCGCGGGGCGGCATTTCCGGCGAAGTTGTGCAGTCTGTCGGTTACCTGGCGGAGCGAGCGGGCAGTCAGATCATCTGCGAAGGGGTGGAGACGGAGGACGAATTCCGTTTCGCCATGGAATGCGGCGCCCGTTACATTCAGGGTTACATCTTTAACCCGGCGCTGGAGCGTTTCCTGGCGCCGGATGCGCCGCAGTCGAAAGTCGGTATGTTGTTGGAGAGCTTTATCCATCGCAAAGTGGAAGAGGAGCGCCGACACATTTACTACATCCATCAGATGGAAAAATGCGTGCTCGATATCAAGGACTGCGTGCTGCGCCATGAGAACTTTGTAGGCGCGCTGCCGCACCCGCCGGAAGGCTTCCTGCGGTTTTATATCTGCGATCACACCGGAGTGCAAATCACGCCCAACTTTGACTGGGATAGCGATGGCGCACATTGGCTGCAGCATATGGGCAATCAAGGGGTGAACTGGGCGGCCAGACCTTATTTCTATCAGATGTTGGCGATTGAGCGTCTGTTGCAACGGCGAGTCATCAATTCGCGACCGTACCGGGACACCAACACCGGCTTTTTGTGCCAGACCATCAGTACGGTGCTGGACAGCGAGCGGACCTTGTTGGCGGATATTCGTTACCTGTGCCAATAG
- a CDS encoding BRCT domain-containing protein: MDIFTEFNLNKIKDRQIDTLIGLSKGIVADGKVEQAEAEFLQTWLVQSRSASDNPIIVNLLDRVSIMLEDGVLDREESSELLSVLKRISGDESYLGEVAKATRLPIIEPMPPITFQGRSFLFSGTCALGTREQCEEATVARGGKIAKNVTKSLDYLVIGTYVKDSWVHENFGRKIEKAMTYRNNGVPIVIITEQHWAQSVCM; the protein is encoded by the coding sequence ATGGATATTTTCACCGAATTCAATCTGAATAAAATTAAGGACAGGCAAATAGATACACTGATCGGTCTGAGTAAAGGCATTGTCGCCGATGGAAAGGTTGAACAGGCGGAAGCGGAGTTTCTGCAAACTTGGCTGGTGCAGAGCAGGAGCGCTTCTGACAATCCAATTATCGTTAACCTGTTAGATAGAGTTAGCATTATGTTGGAAGACGGTGTTTTGGATAGAGAAGAGTCCTCCGAGCTTCTAAGTGTTCTGAAAAGAATCTCTGGCGATGAGTCCTATCTCGGCGAGGTCGCTAAAGCAACCAGACTGCCTATTATTGAACCTATGCCGCCCATTACTTTTCAGGGACGATCGTTTCTTTTTAGCGGAACCTGTGCGCTTGGGACGCGGGAACAATGCGAGGAAGCGACTGTGGCGCGTGGAGGCAAGATTGCCAAAAACGTTACGAAATCACTGGATTATCTGGTGATAGGAACCTATGTGAAGGATAGCTGGGTTCATGAAAATTTTGGGCGGAAAATTGAGAAGGCCATGACGTATAGGAATAATGGCGTTCCCATTGTAATTATTACTGAACAGCACTGGGCTCAGTCAGTATGTATGTAA